The sequence GTAAAGCCCCACTCGGCCCAGCGCAGCAGCATTTTCCACTCGGGGCCAAGGCTGGTGACACTCTCGGCCATCACCGCCAACACCGAGGCGATAATCATGAAAATAACTATCTTGTCGTACAGCCGCGCCAGCGGACTGCCCATGCCGAAAATGACATTGCCCAGCTCCCTGCGCCATTTCGGGCGGCGGTCCAGCTGCGGTGTGGGGGAAGAAGGGGCGGGCATGAGGGGTTCAGTGTAGAGCAGGTGGCTGGTGGCAGGGTCTGAAGGCAGACTTCGCTAGCGCCTCAGCTGCCCCAGAATCACCGGGTCGGTAATCTCCGTGTCGGCAGCCAGCAAGAACGCCTTGCTCAGAATCAGACTCAGCACGCGGTCACCATCAAAGTTCATGTCGGGGCCGCTCGCGCCTTTGCTGTCAGGGATGATGCAGAGGTACTGGTCGTTCGGCTCCATCAGGATATTGCTGCTGCCAAGGTGGATTTTGTAGGTGCGGCGGTCTCCCCGTACTTTCAGGAAGCGCCCGTCCAACGTCAGGCGGTCTTTGATTTTCAGGCGCGGGATGAGGCGAGCCAGATACTCCGCCCGCGTCTTGGCAGTTTCGGACAACTCGCCGAAGCTGTAGCCCTGCCAGTAATCGCGGAAGCGTCCCTGCGGCCCGCCGTCTTGCCAGGTCGGGTCGTTGCCCACGCTCGCCACACCGACGAACAAATCCACGTCGCGCATGATTTCGGACAGCACCAGCGGCGGCACTTGCTCCAGCGGCAAGGGGTTCACAGGCGCGGCTCCGTTCGGCAGCCACATTTCATAGCCACCGCCGCCCGCGTGGGCCGAGTTTTCGGGCGCGTCTATCGGGTAAAAGCGCAGTTGGTCGGTGCGGACGCGCAGGTAAGAGCCGCTTTCGGTGGTGTCGGTGCCGTAGCTGTCGCCCACGCCTTCAATCCAGTATTCGGCCCGCAGCCCGTATTCGGGCAGGTCGCGGGTGGCGGGCGGGTAAGAGTCGTCCACCATCAGCCGCAGCCGGTTGCGCCAGCCGCGCAGGGCGGCGAGTTGGTTGAACTGGTGCTGCTTGAGGACATGGCCCGCGAAACGGTTGGAATACGTCTCCGTGCGGCGCTCGGCATCGGTCAGCAGGTACACTTCGCGCCACGCTTGCTTGAACGGTTGGCGGATGTTCAACTCTTCCAGACGGTCACGCCATGCAAGCACATCGTCTACGGGTTCGCCCAGCGGATGCCAGAGGCTGATTTCGGAGTCTGGAACAACCCCCTCCCCGTTGCTGCGCAACGCCCCTCCCCCGCAAGGGGAGAGGGGTAAAAGATGGCCCTCATGCCACAGCGCGGGCACGCCGTCGATGCGCCAAATGAGCCGCCGCGCCACCGTTCCGGCCAGCGGGTGATTCAGATACCGTTCCTGCCACACGTCGCCGCGCCACGTTTTGCCCGAAATCATTAGGCTGTCCAGCCGCTGCGAAAGCGCCGCCACCGCTTTTTCGGCTTCCTTTTGCGCGGCTTTGAGTTCTTTCAGGTCATCGGCAAAGTCTTTTTTGACACTGGCGGGCACGGACTTGAGGGGCTTACCGCCTTTGCTGAAGGTCAGTTTTGCGCCCGACGCATCTACCGTCAGTCGCACTTCCACGTCGCCCCACTGCTCAAGGCGTTCGCCCACGCTCCCCATCCCCAGGGTCGGCACGCCCAGTTCCAGCAGGTCTTCGGGCGAGGTGTTCAGGCGCTCAGCAACGGCATTCAGGCCCTTTTGCACTTCCTTGAGGGTGCCTTTGAAGGTCACGGTGCTGCTCAGGCGGGCGAGTGCCGACAGCGCCGCGTCCGACTCCATCTGCGAGAGCGCGTATACCGCCGCATTCGCCACCTTGGGCGCACGGGGGCCTACGCCCGCCACCTTTTTCAGCGCCGAGTCCACCACGCCCGCTACGGCACGGGCCAAAGCCGCGTCCGCCCCCGCCAGCGGCGCGAGCCACAGCAGCCCTTTGAGGCTCTGGGCGTTGAACTCGTCTATCAGCAGGTTGGGGTTGCCCGTGTAATGGCTGTCTTCGCGCAGGGGAAAGGTACGCGGGCGGCTCAGCAGCGGCAAAGCTTCGCTCAGCACGCGGCGGAAGGTCTCCGCGCCCACCGCGTCCAGATGTTTCTGACCCTCTTTGAGCCACTTGGCCGACGGCTTGCCCGCTATCGCCGTGCGTGCGTAGGCCACGAGCGCGGGCCAGGGCTGGCGCTCAGCGGCAGGAAGCGCGTCCAGGCGGGCGAGGAAAGCATCTGACCACGCCTCGCCGGGGTTGAGTTCGGGGGTGAGGATGTCGGCGGCCCACTTGTAAGCGGCAGCGTCTGTATAGCCCGCGTTAATCTGCGTAGCGCGGCGAGCAGCTGCAAGGAGATGATTCTTGCAAGGCAGTCCCGCTTCATAGGCTTCTTCAATCAGCTTCGGAGTCTTTTGCCCGTATCCACCGTAAGGACTGAGAAAAGCAATAGGCGCAACCTGTTTTTCCAAAAAGAGTTGCTTGGCTTCATCATCTAATTCGCCCGCCAAAGCCACACTAAAAGCGTCACCAAAGGAACTTTTCCACGGGCCAGTTAAACCGTCAGCGGTTACAGCGTCTTTGTACCGATATTTTTCATCAAGTGTAATCAGTTGCTTTAAGACTTCGGAATGTCCGCCTTCTGGGATTTTCGGCAATCGCTTGGAAGCATGCCAGTCGCGTTCATTCTTAATTAGACTAAGAAAATATTCAATCCAAGCGTTGGCACCGTTTTCCATACTCCTCTCGAAGATCTTCTCGATCTTTTCTATTTCTTCTATTTTAATTGAAATTTGGCAACACAAATCTTCTATCTGCCTTTTATTCATCATATGGCGATTACTTATGAAACCTTCTAGTAATCGCAGATGGAATCTAGCTTCGTCCGCATTTAACTTGAGAATATCTCTTTCAGCTGTGCTTCCCTCAAGAGGACTACTTGCCTGATGAACCCAAATCATAACGCGATATCGGGCCATCAGTTCTAAATTCATCTCATGCCTGACGGCTCTAAGTATGTCGCACGACTTCTCAAAAATTTGCAGAAAAATCCAATGCTCGGATAAATCCAGTTCTCCATTCCATGCGCTTCCTGTAATTATTTCAAGAACTTGCTCATGCTTCTCGGCAGACAAAGGATGAAGTAGTTTTCTGGCTTGCGTTACGGCCTGTTCCCGTTGCTTAATAATTTGCCGAAGTCGTGCAGCATACGCTTCAGGGCTTTTGTCGCTCATGTCGGTCATGTCAACCTCCCACCAGTGGCACCAGTTTCAAAAACGTCACCTCTAGCGGCTGCCCCAGCCGCAGCGTGACCATCTGCTCCAAGTCGTCGGCCTGCTCGTCGCCAATCAGCACAATCAGGCCGTTTCGTGCGAAGGCTTCGGCGGCGCGGGCGTACTGCTTTTCCCAGTCTAGGCGGGGGCCTTTGCCGACCTGCTCGCCATTCAGCACGACTTCGGCGGCTTCGGGCGTGACCAGTCCGCGAAAAGCTTGCTGCTGCCCCGCGTTGTATTCGGTGCATTCCTCGTACACGCGGCGGCGGATGAGTTCGCGCACAGTGACGGTTTCTTCCTCAAAATCCAGCCTCAGCGCGGGCGTCGGTGTGGGGCGGGCGGTGGTTTCGTCCAGCACTTGTACGGCATAGGTCATTTTTTTACCTCTTGTTATGTTTATAGCATATCAAGAGTGCTTAGGGTAACTTTTCGCTGTAGAGCCACAGAGCTTCTGAAGTTGAACAGCGCCAGCCAAGGCGGGGCCGCCATACAACTTGCAGGCCAGCGCCACGCCTGCTACCAGCAGGGCGGTCAGGACGTGATAGATGCGACCGTCGGGGTCGGACATTATGGGGCCGTTCCTGCCCATTAAGGGGACACAACAAACCCCCGCATATATGGCGGGGGCAATGCTCAGACACAGCACTTTAGGCGAATTACTCGCAGTTGTTCACAGCGCGGAACGCTTCAGCCACGCCTTTGACAGGGAAGGTGTAGCCCACCACGCTGCTGCCCGTGCGGTTCACACGGATGGTCACACTTTTCTGCGCCGTCAGGAAATAGTGCGACACATTCGCGTGGATGTCTACTGACCGCGAATAGGGGTTGACAGTGGGGCACCAAAAATGCGAAAGGGACGGTGTTATGGGCCGTCCCGATCTTACTTTACTTCCCATCCACGAAGCACTCCAAGTCCTCAGCCAGTGGGTTAAGCCTCACATCCCTGCCAAGTTGCTTCACAAGCACGAGAAAATTAGCGACGCTGACCTCATCGGTATCGCCATTCTGCAAATGCTTCACAAGCAACCCTATTTCAGCCGTTGGTGGCACTTTCTCACAGTCAATCACTTCCCAGACCTACCTTCCGAGACCCAGGCCAGAATCCGTCTGAAACGGCTTCTACCCGTCATCGAACACCTGAGCCACGAAGTCCAGAGCCTGGACTTCGTGGCGGTTGACTCCGAGCCGCTTCCCGTCTGTACGTTCAAACGTGCACCACGGTGCAAGTTTAGGGGAGCGCGGCACGGTTTCAGTACCGCTGGACCGGTCTTCGGTTTCAAGCTGCACGCCTGGTGTGGGTTGAACGGTGAAATTGTGGCCTACAACATCCGTGCAGCGAATGAGCATGACTACAGCGTCCTGTGTGAGATGAACCGGAAGTGGCCCGCTTATGGCGGGCCACAGCAGATTGGAGATAAGGGCTATCAGTCGCTGACCACCATCACACCCCCCAAAGTCAATGCACGGAGACCAAGTCCACGTTGGCGAGAAGAATTCGGGGCGGCCAGGAAGTGTATCGAATCGGCATTCTCGGTTCTGGTCGGTGCTGGATTACGTTGGGGACAGGTCAAAACGATGGCAAGCTTGAAACTCAAGGTCGCACTCCACGTCCTAGCGCACAACCTGAAATACAGAGACCTCATCACCTGACTCGGTTTTGTCAACCCCTATTCGCGGTTACTGAACTCCGCTTGCCCGTCTGGGCATCCAGGCGCAGACCGCCGTTCAGTGGCTTAAAGGCTCCAGCATCTATACGGTAACTCAGGCCGCCAATCGTACCGTCATTGACCTCTTTGGCTGTACCGAGCGTGACATTGGTATAGAGGCGGTCGAAGTACTCGCCGCACATGAACGCCAGATAGGTTTTGCCGCTCGGCTCGTTGCTGGCATCCACAAAAATCATGCTGGTGTTGATTTTGCGGCCTTCGCTATCGGTTCTAGAAGACACCTTATAGCTCACTGTGGTTCCGGGAATCCGGGTGTTGGCCAGGGCGACAGAACCAGACAGCAATCCAGCCAGAGCCAGGGCAATAGCTTTGAACTTTTTCATACTCACATCGTAAGTCCGTTGCCTGGCCTTGGCAGTCCTAAAACTGGTACAAGGTTTATAAGAAACTTCACTAGTTCCTGACAAGCAGCCGACAACCCCCGCACGTTTGGCGGGGGAGTTGGGAGAGGGCAGGTTTACTGAGTGAACTTACTGAGTGAATTTATTGGGCGAACTTGACGCTGAAGCTGGTGCCGCTCTGCTCAATCAAGATGCTGGCGGTGCGGCCGTTGCGGACAAAAGTGGAGTAGATGCGGTTACCATTGCGGCTGGTGCTGCGCAGCTGGAAGCCCTGGTTGCCCAGGTAGCTCACGTACTGGGCGTGAACGTTGTCCAGGGTGGTGTTCAGGCGGAAGGTGCTGCGCCACACGGCCAGGTTGAAGTTGGGGCGCGGAGCGCTGGTCACAGGAGCCGGGGCCGGAGCCTGGGTGCCGCGGGCCACGTTGTAGAAGGCGGTGTCGCTGACCCAGTTGGTCTGCTGGATGGGGTTCACCACGATGCTCAGTGCCTGGGCCAGACCCTGCTGACCGCTCACGTTCACGGTGGCAAAGGCGTTCTGGCTCTGGAAGTTGGCAATCTGGTTCACGTTCAGCTTCTCGCGGCTGGCCAGGGCCAGCACCTTGTTCACGCCGTAAGGCGCGGCAATGTCAAAGGTGAAGTTGTCCTGGGCGCTGGGGAACACGCGGGTTTCACCAGCGCGCAGGTAGTTGCCGCCCGACTGCAGGTTGTTGGGCAGAATCAGGTCCACCTTGCCGCTGGGGTCCACGTTGAACAGGTAGATGTAGGCGTTCTCGTTGGTTTTGGTGAACAGGCGGATCTTGTCGCCCACGTAGTAGTTGGGGGTGCGGGTGCCGCTGGTGTCGCGGTCGGTCCAGACCTGCACGCTCAGCGGGGTCTGCACCGGGTTCACGATGATGCTCTGGGCACTGATCTGGGGAGCAGCGTCAGCAGCGGAGAAAGCAGCGGCGCCAAGTGCGGCGGTCAGGACAGTCAAGGTTTTTTTCATGGCCCAAGTCTGCACCCGGCGGGTGATGTTCAGCTGATGACCGGAGCCGGAAACTTAGGTTGTTTTCTCACCTTTCGTCAGCTTGGCAGCGGGGCCTGGGGGCTCAGGGCTGCGGCCGGCCGAACACCTGCACCCAGTAGTGTACGTAGTCGCTGCCGGGCACCTGTACGTAGCTCAGGCCGGTCTGGGTGTAGTCGCCCATCAGCGCGGCGCAGTGACCGGGGCTGTCCAGCCAGCCGGCCACAGCTTCGGCGGGGGTGGGCTGCCCGGCGGCGATGTTCTCGGCGGTGCTGGCGTTCGGGTAGCCGGCTGCCTGGATGCGCTGCGCGGGTGTGCTGCCGTCGAGCCGGCTGGTATGGTCCACGAAGCCGGCGGTGGGCATGGCCAGCGCGTGGGCCAGCGCGGCACGGTCAAGCGCCGGCATGCGCGTGAGCGGCGGGCGGGCCACGCCGTCGGTGCGGCCGGTGGCGCAGTTGTAGCGACTTTGCCGCAGCAGGTTCACGGCGCGCAGCACCTGGTCTTCGTAAGTGGGCGACGAGCGCAGTTCGCCGGCAGGAATCTGAAAGCGCAGCGAACGGCTCAGCGTACCGGCCCCCGCCGCAATCTGGACGCTGGCGGTGTGGGTACCGGCCTGCAGGCTGGCTGTGGGCCCACCAAGCTGCTGGCCGTCCAGCGTGAAGCGGGACTGATAGGGGACGTACACCACGCTGCCCACGTCGCTCAGGGTGACGGTGCCCCGGCCCAGCAGCAGGACCAGGCCAGCTTTTTCGGCCCCCTGCGACTTCACTTCGACCGTCATCTGGCTGCGGCCCACCTCGCGCCCTTCCCGGCTAAGAATCACCTGCGCCGCGTAGCGTCCGGGGCGGTAGTAGGTGTGGCTCACCTGTGGTCCCTGCGCCGCCTGACCGTCCCCGAAGTCCCAGCGCACTGCCACGTCGCCCGGCACCCGCGCCGCGAAATCCACCCGCAGCGGAGCCAGCCGCCGGCTATCGGTCTGGGCGGTCACCTGAAATTGTCCGCCCTGCACTGGTCCACTCTTTGTTGGCCCGCCCTGTGCTGCGGCGGGGGCCGGCACCAGGCTGAGCAGGGCGGTGGTCAGCAGGGCGGCAGCCCCCCGGAACACAAACGGCAGCTGTAAAGGACGCAGGCGCATGGGCGGCAGTGTAGAGGAGCAGCTGGCACAGGAGTGTTGCAGGCGCAGTGGCCGGAGCTGGCTGCGGTGGGGGGAAGCAGGGCGCCGCCCTCACTCAACCTTTAGGGGGGTGCGCCCGCCCCCCTGCGCCCGCTAGATTCCAGAGCGTGATTGAGTGGATGCAAAACCTGATGGATTCGATGGGTTACCTCGGCATTTTCCTGCTGATGGTTCTGGAGAATATCTTTCCGCCCATCCCCAGCGAGCTGATTATGCCCTCGGCAGGTTTTGCAGCTTCGCCCCAGCGCGGCGACCTGAACATTTTCCTGGTGGTCTTGGTCGGCGCCCTGGGGAGTGTGATCGGTACGCTGCCGCTGTACTACGTGGGTAAGGTGTTCGGTCTGGAGCGCAGCAAACAGTGGGCCGACCGCTACGGCAAGTGGCTGACCGTCAGCGGCGAGGACCTGCAGAAAGCCAGCGACTGGTTCGAGCGCCACGGGACCAGCGCGGTGCTGTTCGGGCGGATGGTGCCGGGCGTGCGTAGCCTGCTGTCCTTGCCCGCTGGCGTGAGCGAGATGGGCCTGCCTCAGTTTCTGCTGTATTCGTTTATCGGCTCGGGGCTGTGGGCCGGGTTGCTGGCGGCTGCAGGCTACTTTCTGGGCGAAAACTACGACCGGGTGGAGCAGTACGTGGGCCCGGCATCCAAAATTATCCTGGGCCTGCTGCTGGTTGGGTTCATCTGGTGGGTGCTCAAGCGCCGCAGCGCCGGCAAGGGCACGCGGAGCTGACCTTCTGCTGGGGGGGCAGGGTATGGGCGGTGCTGTGGGCGGGAGGCCGAGTCTTCCCGCCCACGCCTGTATCTCTGCCTGTAGCCAACCTGCTCTAATAGGGGCATTCCACAGTTGCATTTCCCATGCCTACAGGAGGCCCTATGTTCGACCAGTTTGCCGTAATGGACCTGCTCGCCCCCGAGGAGCGCCAGGCCCGCGCCAGTGCCCGCCAGTACGCCGAAAAAGCCCTGATGCCCCATATCGCCGGGTGGTGGGACGCCGGCGAATTGCCGGTGCGCGAGGTGATGCGCGGCTTGGGAGCCCAAGGGTTTCTGGGCCCCATGACTCCGCCCGAGTACGGCGGCAGCGGGGCAAGTTCCAACCTGTACGGTGCCCTGATGTATGAGCTGGACCGGGTAGACAGCGGCATCCGCAGCGCGGCCAGCGTGCAGGGCAGCCTGGTGATGTACCCCATTCATGCCTACGGCAGCGAGGAGCAGCGGGCACAGTACCTGCCGGGGCTGGCCAGCGGCGAACTGATTGGCTGCTTCGGGCTGACCGAGGAAAGCGGCGGCTCCGACCCCGGCGCCATGCGGACCCGCGCCCGCCGCGACGGCGACGACTGGGTGCTGGACGGCACCAAAATGTGGATCACCAACTCGCCGCTGGCCGACCTGGCGCTGGTGTGGGCGCGGGTGGAAGAAGGCGGCGAGGACACGGTGCGCGGCTTTATCGTGCCGACCGATACGCCCGGCTACAGCGCTCCCATCATCCGGCGCAAGATGAGCATGCGGGCCAGCGTGACCGGCGAAATCGTGCTGGACAGCTGCCGGGTGCCCGCCGGCGCCATGCTGCCCGGCGTGCGTGGGCTGAAAGGGCCGCTCTCGTGCCTGACCGGCGCCCGCTTCGGCATCGGCTGGGGGGCGATGGGCGCCCTGGAACTGATGCTGACCACGGCGCTGGACTACACCGGCAGCCGCGTGACTTTTGGGCAGCCCACCGCCTCACGGCAGCTGGTACAGGACAAACTGGTCAAGATGGCGACCGACCACTCGGCGGGGCTGCTGCTGGCCTGGCGCCTGGGCGTGCTGAAAGACGCCGGGCAGATGGACTACGCGCAGGTGAGCGTGGTCAAGCGCAACAACGTGCGCCGCGCTCTGGAAGGCGCCCGGCTGGCCCGTGAACTGCTGGGCGGCAACGGCATCACCACCGAGTACCCGGTGATTCGCCACCTGCTGAACCTGGAAACGGTAGACACCTACGAGGGCACCCATGACATCCACACCCTGATTGCCGGGCGCGGCCTGACCGGGCAGGGGGCGATGGGATAAAGGAACTGGCGCGGACGGGGAAGGCGGTTAGCTTACGTCCCCTCCTCCTGCGCCTTCCACTGGAGATATTCGGTCATGTCCTCCGTGGAGAGCGGCGGGCTTTCCAGG is a genomic window of Deinococcus proteolyticus MRP containing:
- a CDS encoding DUF4132 domain-containing protein, with the protein product MEKQVAPIAFLSPYGGYGQKTPKLIEEAYEAGLPCKNHLLAAARRATQINAGYTDAAAYKWAADILTPELNPGEAWSDAFLARLDALPAAERQPWPALVAYARTAIAGKPSAKWLKEGQKHLDAVGAETFRRVLSEALPLLSRPRTFPLREDSHYTGNPNLLIDEFNAQSLKGLLWLAPLAGADAALARAVAGVVDSALKKVAGVGPRAPKVANAAVYALSQMESDAALSALARLSSTVTFKGTLKEVQKGLNAVAERLNTSPEDLLELGVPTLGMGSVGERLEQWGDVEVRLTVDASGAKLTFSKGGKPLKSVPASVKKDFADDLKELKAAQKEAEKAVAALSQRLDSLMISGKTWRGDVWQERYLNHPLAGTVARRLIWRIDGVPALWHEGHLLPLSPCGGGALRSNGEGVVPDSEISLWHPLGEPVDDVLAWRDRLEELNIRQPFKQAWREVYLLTDAERRTETYSNRFAGHVLKQHQFNQLAALRGWRNRLRLMVDDSYPPATRDLPEYGLRAEYWIEGVGDSYGTDTTESGSYLRVRTDQLRFYPIDAPENSAHAGGGGYEMWLPNGAAPVNPLPLEQVPPLVLSEIMRDVDLFVGVASVGNDPTWQDGGPQGRFRDYWQGYSFGELSETAKTRAEYLARLIPRLKIKDRLTLDGRFLKVRGDRRTYKIHLGSSNILMEPNDQYLCIIPDSKGASGPDMNFDGDRVLSLILSKAFLLAADTEITDPVILGQLRR
- a CDS encoding IS982 family transposase; protein product: MGRPDLTLLPIHEALQVLSQWVKPHIPAKLLHKHEKISDADLIGIAILQMLHKQPYFSRWWHFLTVNHFPDLPSETQARIRLKRLLPVIEHLSHEVQSLDFVAVDSEPLPVCTFKRAPRCKFRGARHGFSTAGPVFGFKLHAWCGLNGEIVAYNIRAANEHDYSVLCEMNRKWPAYGGPQQIGDKGYQSLTTITPPKVNARRPSPRWREEFGAARKCIESAFSVLVGAGLRWGQVKTMASLKLKVALHVLAHNLKYRDLIT
- a CDS encoding DUF4384 domain-containing protein, yielding MKKTLTVLTAALGAAAFSAADAAPQISAQSIIVNPVQTPLSVQVWTDRDTSGTRTPNYYVGDKIRLFTKTNENAYIYLFNVDPSGKVDLILPNNLQSGGNYLRAGETRVFPSAQDNFTFDIAAPYGVNKVLALASREKLNVNQIANFQSQNAFATVNVSGQQGLAQALSIVVNPIQQTNWVSDTAFYNVARGTQAPAPAPVTSAPRPNFNLAVWRSTFRLNTTLDNVHAQYVSYLGNQGFQLRSTSRNGNRIYSTFVRNGRTASILIEQSGTSFSVKFAQ
- a CDS encoding CAP domain-containing protein, which translates into the protein MRLRPLQLPFVFRGAAALLTTALLSLVPAPAAAQGGPTKSGPVQGGQFQVTAQTDSRRLAPLRVDFAARVPGDVAVRWDFGDGQAAQGPQVSHTYYRPGRYAAQVILSREGREVGRSQMTVEVKSQGAEKAGLVLLLGRGTVTLSDVGSVVYVPYQSRFTLDGQQLGGPTASLQAGTHTASVQIAAGAGTLSRSLRFQIPAGELRSSPTYEDQVLRAVNLLRQSRYNCATGRTDGVARPPLTRMPALDRAALAHALAMPTAGFVDHTSRLDGSTPAQRIQAAGYPNASTAENIAAGQPTPAEAVAGWLDSPGHCAALMGDYTQTGLSYVQVPGSDYVHYWVQVFGRPQP
- a CDS encoding DedA family protein, whose translation is MIEWMQNLMDSMGYLGIFLLMVLENIFPPIPSELIMPSAGFAASPQRGDLNIFLVVLVGALGSVIGTLPLYYVGKVFGLERSKQWADRYGKWLTVSGEDLQKASDWFERHGTSAVLFGRMVPGVRSLLSLPAGVSEMGLPQFLLYSFIGSGLWAGLLAAAGYFLGENYDRVEQYVGPASKIILGLLLVGFIWWVLKRRSAGKGTRS
- a CDS encoding acyl-CoA dehydrogenase family protein; this encodes MFDQFAVMDLLAPEERQARASARQYAEKALMPHIAGWWDAGELPVREVMRGLGAQGFLGPMTPPEYGGSGASSNLYGALMYELDRVDSGIRSAASVQGSLVMYPIHAYGSEEQRAQYLPGLASGELIGCFGLTEESGGSDPGAMRTRARRDGDDWVLDGTKMWITNSPLADLALVWARVEEGGEDTVRGFIVPTDTPGYSAPIIRRKMSMRASVTGEIVLDSCRVPAGAMLPGVRGLKGPLSCLTGARFGIGWGAMGALELMLTTALDYTGSRVTFGQPTASRQLVQDKLVKMATDHSAGLLLAWRLGVLKDAGQMDYAQVSVVKRNNVRRALEGARLARELLGGNGITTEYPVIRHLLNLETVDTYEGTHDIHTLIAGRGLTGQGAMG